The following nucleotide sequence is from Candidatus Zixiibacteriota bacterium.
TCTCACAAGGGAGGTAGACATCGTCAGGCCGCCACGTAAGCCGCAAGTCCGCATCAACCGACGCATTCGCATTCCGCAGATTCGTGTCATCGGCTCCGACGGATCGCAGTTGGGGGTCATGGCGACCCGCGACGCGCTCAAGCTCGCCGAAGACGAAGGTCTCGACTTGGTCGAAATCTCGCCGATGGCGCGACCGCCGGTCTGCCGCATTCTGGACTACGGCAAATTCCAGTACGAGGAAGCGAAAAATGCGCGCAGAGCCAAAAAGCGTCAGCATTCCTCACAACTGAAGGAAATGCGGTTCCGTCCCAAGATCGACGAACATGACATCCATTTCAAAACCGAGCGCCTCCGCGAATTCCTCGAAGAGGGCCACAAAGTCCGCGCCTATGTCGAGTTTCGCGGACGGGAAATGACGCACATGGAGTTCGGCCACCGCATTCTCGACCGGGTCAAGGAACAGTTGGCCGAAGTCGGCCAGCCCGAGCCCAACGTGCGCATGGAAGGGCGCCACATGTCGCTGATCATCAACCCCAAAAAGACCGACAGCCGTCCCAAAGGCGATTCCGCAGGCAAATCCGAGAAACCCGACAGGACGCCGGAGGCCTCGCCCTCATCACATGACCCCGAGGGAGTCTCGAGCGAAGCCGGGAAGGGGAAACGCCAGTCTGTCCATAGCCCTGCGGACGAGGCGTCCGCTCCTTAGCCGATCTTCGCCATTGACAGTCGGGGATGGGGTCTTATATTTGGCATTTCGCCGTATGGCGCAGAGTGCTCTTATGCCGAAAATGAAAACACGACGTGCCGCCGCTAAGCGCTTCAGACGCTTGAAATCCGGCTTGATCAAGCGCTCCAAGGCATACCGCGGCCATCTCTCCAAGAGCAAG
It contains:
- the infC gene encoding translation initiation factor IF-3, with amino-acid sequence MNRRIRIPQIRVIGSDGSQLGVMATRDALKLAEDEGLDLVEISPMARPPVCRILDYGKFQYEEAKNARRAKKRQHSSQLKEMRFRPKIDEHDIHFKTERLREFLEEGHKVRAYVEFRGREMTHMEFGHRILDRVKEQLAEVGQPEPNVRMEGRHMSLIINPKKTDSRPKGDSAGKSEKPDRTPEASPSSHDPEGVSSEAGKGKRQSVHSPADEASAP
- the rpmI gene encoding 50S ribosomal protein L35, which encodes MPKMKTRRAAAKRFRRLKSGLIKRSKAYRGHLSKSKSTKRQRQLRQSTYISDGDLRRVNKMLGHG